A window of the Equus przewalskii isolate Varuska chromosome 10, EquPr2, whole genome shotgun sequence genome harbors these coding sequences:
- the GGT6 gene encoding glutathione hydrolase 6 isoform X2, producing MGQAHRQPPWPSVLPRPVLDSTPPFPKAASTSHPPGSGRASTDSAWKADRQEGWGGHGGAMEPTAGPVRYQKLLLWDPGLESEEEEEGTAETLILDTWRPQDSSGNEVGGLPGAWARLVAALLLLAVGFSLAVRQLHTQGGSTETLGSVAPPPSGHAHHPGVYHHGAIISPAATCSHLGRELLVAGGNVVDAGVGAALCLAVVHPHATGLGAMFWGLFYNSSSGNSTALTSGPAQTLVPGLGLPSALPTLRLLHTRFGRLPWPRLLVGPTTLAQEGFLVDAPLARALAAQGTKGLCPLLCHTDGRPLGPGARAINPKLAAVLRRAALAPTPDLAGEALLGLLARDLGLEGPSAGPMPTLEPALQLPVPQGILLTTPSPSAGPELLTLLQAALHSRGPSSDPCPPLLQATVTPVSSVLATVDSSGSVLLLTSSLNSSFGSGHLSPSTGVLLSNLVAKSAPNVWACPLILHSSLDDTEADVLGLVASGTPAVAKVMTRTLLSHLAGSQTQAQQGPTESPSICGQGTLLQVAAHAEHAHVSSVPHDCCPFQGF from the exons ATGGGGCAGGCTCACAGGCAGCCTCCCTGGCCCAGTGTTCTGCCCAGACCTGTTCTAGATTCCACACCACCCTTCCCCAAGgctgcctccacctcccacccGCCCGGCTCCGGCCGGGCCTCCACAGACTCAGCCTGGAAAGCTGAcaggcaggagggctggggcgGGCACGGCGGGGCCATGGAGCCCACAGCAGGGCCTGTGCGCTACCAGAAGCTGCTGCTCTGGGACCCAGGCCTGGAgtctgaggaggaagaggaggggacagcAGAGACACTCATTCTCGACACTTGGAGGCCCCAGGACTCCTCTGG GAACGAGGTTGGTGGCCTGCCCGGAGCCTGGGCCCGACTAGTCGCCGCCCTGCTGCTGCTGGCCGTTGGCTTCTCCCTGGCTGTGAGGCAACTCCACACCCAGGGTGGCTCCACAGAAACCCTGGGCTCTGTGGCCCCTCCGCCCAGCGGGCATGCCCACCACCCCGGAGTATACCACCATGGAGCCATCATCAGCCCTGCAG CCACATGTTCCCACCTGGGCCGAGAGCTCCTTGTTGCTGGGGGCAATGTCGTGGACGCCGGAGTTGGAGCAGCTTTGTGTCTGGCAGTGGTGCATCCTCATGCCACAGGGCTAG GTGCCATGTTCTGGGGACTCTTCTACAATAGCTCCTCAGGCAATTCAACTGCCCTGACGTCAGGCCCAGCCCAGACCCTGGTCCCCGGCCTGGGGCTGCCCTCCGCTCTGCCTACCCTGCGCTTGCTGCACACACGCTTCGGCCGCCTGCCCTGGCCACGCCTGCTGGTGGGCCCAACCACGCTGGctcaggagggcttcctggtggACGCACCTCTGGCCAgggctctggcagcccagggcacAAAGGGCCTCTGTCCACTCCTTTGCCACACTGATGGGaggcccctgggccctggggcccgAGCCATCAACCCCAAACTGGCAGCTGTACTACGCAGGGCAGCCCTcgcccccaccccagaccttgCTGGGGAGGCCCTACTGGGTCTGCTGGCCAGAGACCTGGGGCTGGAGGGACCCTCAGCTGGGCCCATGCCCACCTTGGAGCCAGCACTGCAGCTCCCTGTGCCCCAGGGCATCCTGctcaccacccccagcccctcagctggCCCAGAACTGCTGACACTGCTGCAGGCGGCCCTACACTCCAGAGGGCCCAGCTCTGACCCCTGCCCACCACTCCTTCAAGCAACGGTGACCCCCGTGAGCAGTGTCCTGGCAACTGTGGACAGCAGCGGCTCTGTGCTCCTTCTCACCTCCTCGCTCAACAGCTCCTTTGGCTCTGGACACCTGTCCCCAAGCACTGGGGTTCTACTCAGCAACCTGGTGGCGAAGTCTGCACCTAATGTCTGGGCCTGCCCCCTCATCCTTCATAGCAGCCTGGATGACACAGAGGCTGATGTGTTGGGGCTGGTGGCTTCAGGGACCCCCGCAGTGGCCAAAGTCATGACTCGTACCCTGCTCAGCCACCTGGCTGGGTCCCAAACCCAGGCCCAGCAAGGACCAACAGAGAGCCCCAGCATTTGTGGCCAAGGGACCCTGCTCCAGGTGGCAGCCCATGCAGAGCATGCCCATGTCTCCAGTGTCCCCCATGACTGCTGCCCCTTCCAGGGGTTCTAA
- the GGT6 gene encoding glutathione hydrolase 6 isoform X1: protein MEPTAGPVRYQKLLLWDPGLESEEEEEGTAETLILDTWRPQDSSGNEVGGLPGAWARLVAALLLLAVGFSLAVRQLHTQGGSTETLGSVAPPPSGHAHHPGVYHHGAIISPAATCSHLGRELLVAGGNVVDAGVGAALCLAVVHPHATGLGAMFWGLFYNSSSGNSTALTSGPAQTLVPGLGLPSALPTLRLLHTRFGRLPWPRLLVGPTTLAQEGFLVDAPLARALAAQGTKGLCPLLCHTDGRPLGPGARAINPKLAAVLRRAALAPTPDLAGEALLGLLARDLGLEGPSAGPMPTLEPALQLPVPQGILLTTPSPSAGPELLTLLQAALHSRGPSSDPCPPLLQATVTPVSSVLATVDSSGSVLLLTSSLNSSFGSGHLSPSTGVLLSNLVAKSAPNVWACPLILHSSLDDTEADVLGLVASGTPAVAKVMTRTLLSHLAGSQTQAQQGPTESPSICGQGTLLQVAAHAEHAHVSSVPHDCCPFQGF, encoded by the exons ATGGAGCCCACAGCAGGGCCTGTGCGCTACCAGAAGCTGCTGCTCTGGGACCCAGGCCTGGAgtctgaggaggaagaggaggggacagcAGAGACACTCATTCTCGACACTTGGAGGCCCCAGGACTCCTCTGG GAACGAGGTTGGTGGCCTGCCCGGAGCCTGGGCCCGACTAGTCGCCGCCCTGCTGCTGCTGGCCGTTGGCTTCTCCCTGGCTGTGAGGCAACTCCACACCCAGGGTGGCTCCACAGAAACCCTGGGCTCTGTGGCCCCTCCGCCCAGCGGGCATGCCCACCACCCCGGAGTATACCACCATGGAGCCATCATCAGCCCTGCAG CCACATGTTCCCACCTGGGCCGAGAGCTCCTTGTTGCTGGGGGCAATGTCGTGGACGCCGGAGTTGGAGCAGCTTTGTGTCTGGCAGTGGTGCATCCTCATGCCACAGGGCTAG GTGCCATGTTCTGGGGACTCTTCTACAATAGCTCCTCAGGCAATTCAACTGCCCTGACGTCAGGCCCAGCCCAGACCCTGGTCCCCGGCCTGGGGCTGCCCTCCGCTCTGCCTACCCTGCGCTTGCTGCACACACGCTTCGGCCGCCTGCCCTGGCCACGCCTGCTGGTGGGCCCAACCACGCTGGctcaggagggcttcctggtggACGCACCTCTGGCCAgggctctggcagcccagggcacAAAGGGCCTCTGTCCACTCCTTTGCCACACTGATGGGaggcccctgggccctggggcccgAGCCATCAACCCCAAACTGGCAGCTGTACTACGCAGGGCAGCCCTcgcccccaccccagaccttgCTGGGGAGGCCCTACTGGGTCTGCTGGCCAGAGACCTGGGGCTGGAGGGACCCTCAGCTGGGCCCATGCCCACCTTGGAGCCAGCACTGCAGCTCCCTGTGCCCCAGGGCATCCTGctcaccacccccagcccctcagctggCCCAGAACTGCTGACACTGCTGCAGGCGGCCCTACACTCCAGAGGGCCCAGCTCTGACCCCTGCCCACCACTCCTTCAAGCAACGGTGACCCCCGTGAGCAGTGTCCTGGCAACTGTGGACAGCAGCGGCTCTGTGCTCCTTCTCACCTCCTCGCTCAACAGCTCCTTTGGCTCTGGACACCTGTCCCCAAGCACTGGGGTTCTACTCAGCAACCTGGTGGCGAAGTCTGCACCTAATGTCTGGGCCTGCCCCCTCATCCTTCATAGCAGCCTGGATGACACAGAGGCTGATGTGTTGGGGCTGGTGGCTTCAGGGACCCCCGCAGTGGCCAAAGTCATGACTCGTACCCTGCTCAGCCACCTGGCTGGGTCCCAAACCCAGGCCCAGCAAGGACCAACAGAGAGCCCCAGCATTTGTGGCCAAGGGACCCTGCTCCAGGTGGCAGCCCATGCAGAGCATGCCCATGTCTCCAGTGTCCCCCATGACTGCTGCCCCTTCCAGGGGTTCTAA